A stretch of the Psychroserpens sp. Hel_I_66 genome encodes the following:
- the paaZ gene encoding phenylacetic acid degradation bifunctional protein PaaZ → MNKIQHYVQGNWTTGKEEGSPILDAVTGEAFTSVAIEGLDIPEILNYGRTKGGEKLRKMTFQERGNMLKSLALYLTKRKESFYDLSYRTGATRVDSWIDIEGGFGNLFANASLRKLFPNQPYHVEGDAIDLSRGGRFMAHHIMVPKKGVAVHINAFNFPVWGMLEKCAVNWMAGVPAVVLPAPSSSYLAEAVAKTIIDSGILPEGALQIINGTVKNILDTVESQDVVTFTGSAKTGRLLKAHPRLIQESVPFTMEADSLNASILGEDAVPGTPEFDLFIKEVRKEMTVKAGQKCTAIRRVIVPENLVEDVQIHLGKALDKVIIGDPRLKEVRMGSLVSQQQVQAVRDSVNDLAKEAQIVYGSLDKIETIGADAKKGAFISPILLRADHPFQNAVIHEREAFGPVSTIMPYKNLDEAITLAQMGKGSLVSSIATNNDKIAKEYVINAASHHGRILVLNRESAKQSTGHGSPLPYLVHGGPGRAGGGEEMGGMRGIKHYLQRTAIQGSPTTITEITGIYQQNSKYKEAKMHPFKYHWEDIQPGMSLKTHNRTFTDTDIINFANLTWDHFYAHTDITSLDGSIFEKRTAHGYFIISAAAGLFVYPNKGPVAANYGLDSIRFLRPLYHNDTIYVRLTCKEKVDRDVASAEHPSGIVKWYVEVFDANFENKPEKDKTEKDSPLVAVATILTMVQKKQEVFTEITSEKIEECLSKLSEDMKPKWGIMTPQHMVEHLEYTYKITSGEIQDFEIATPEKILEKVHASLYNYDKFPKNSQFPQLEKDKLDDLKHPDLATAIEKFKSQREKYIEYFKENPDAKLKNLVFGELNKYESYLLERKHLNHHFEQFSLL, encoded by the coding sequence ATGAACAAAATCCAACACTACGTCCAAGGAAATTGGACTACAGGAAAAGAAGAAGGCTCACCAATTCTTGATGCAGTAACAGGCGAAGCCTTTACAAGCGTTGCCATTGAAGGTCTCGATATTCCAGAAATATTAAATTACGGTCGCACAAAAGGAGGAGAAAAACTTCGTAAAATGACCTTTCAAGAACGTGGAAATATGCTAAAAAGTTTAGCATTATATCTCACCAAAAGAAAAGAGTCATTCTACGATCTAAGCTATAGAACAGGAGCAACTAGAGTTGACAGTTGGATAGATATTGAAGGTGGCTTCGGTAACTTATTCGCCAACGCATCATTACGTAAATTATTTCCAAACCAACCCTATCATGTAGAAGGTGATGCGATCGATTTATCTCGAGGCGGACGCTTTATGGCGCATCACATCATGGTGCCAAAAAAAGGTGTTGCAGTTCATATCAATGCTTTTAACTTTCCAGTTTGGGGTATGTTAGAAAAATGTGCGGTTAACTGGATGGCTGGAGTGCCTGCTGTTGTTTTACCAGCACCATCATCTTCTTATTTGGCAGAAGCTGTAGCGAAAACTATAATAGATTCGGGTATTTTACCTGAAGGTGCACTACAAATCATAAATGGAACAGTAAAAAATATTTTGGACACAGTCGAATCTCAAGACGTAGTCACGTTTACAGGTTCAGCAAAAACGGGACGCTTATTAAAAGCACATCCAAGACTAATTCAAGAATCTGTGCCATTTACTATGGAAGCTGATTCACTAAATGCATCAATTTTAGGAGAAGATGCAGTTCCTGGAACTCCAGAATTCGACTTATTTATCAAAGAAGTAAGAAAAGAGATGACGGTAAAAGCTGGACAAAAATGTACAGCAATCCGAAGAGTTATAGTACCAGAAAATCTTGTTGAAGATGTTCAAATTCATTTAGGCAAAGCGTTAGATAAAGTCATCATTGGTGATCCAAGACTCAAAGAAGTACGAATGGGATCATTAGTAAGTCAACAACAGGTACAAGCAGTTAGAGATTCTGTCAACGATTTAGCAAAAGAAGCGCAAATCGTTTATGGAAGTTTAGATAAAATCGAAACCATTGGAGCAGATGCTAAAAAAGGCGCGTTTATTAGTCCGATTTTATTGCGAGCAGATCATCCATTCCAAAATGCAGTGATTCATGAACGTGAAGCTTTTGGTCCAGTAAGTACGATTATGCCATATAAAAACTTAGACGAAGCAATAACCTTAGCTCAAATGGGTAAAGGATCTTTAGTGTCTTCAATTGCTACAAATAACGATAAGATTGCCAAAGAATACGTGATCAATGCAGCAAGTCATCATGGGAGAATATTAGTACTCAACAGAGAAAGCGCAAAACAAAGTACAGGTCACGGTTCGCCATTACCATATTTAGTGCATGGTGGTCCAGGAAGAGCAGGAGGAGGAGAAGAAATGGGAGGCATGCGAGGCATTAAACATTATTTGCAACGTACAGCCATTCAAGGTTCACCAACAACAATTACCGAAATCACTGGAATTTATCAGCAAAATTCCAAATATAAGGAAGCAAAAATGCATCCATTTAAATACCACTGGGAAGATATCCAACCAGGAATGTCCCTCAAAACACATAACCGTACATTCACAGATACAGACATTATCAACTTTGCAAATTTAACTTGGGATCATTTTTATGCACATACAGATATTACGTCTTTGGATGGCAGTATCTTCGAAAAAAGAACTGCTCACGGTTATTTTATAATTTCTGCAGCAGCAGGATTATTCGTGTATCCAAACAAAGGTCCAGTAGCTGCAAATTATGGTCTGGATAGTATTCGTTTTTTAAGACCGTTATATCATAACGACACCATTTATGTACGTTTAACTTGTAAAGAAAAAGTAGATCGTGATGTCGCTTCTGCGGAACATCCTAGCGGAATCGTAAAATGGTACGTTGAGGTGTTTGATGCTAATTTTGAAAATAAACCAGAAAAAGATAAAACTGAAAAAGACAGTCCGTTAGTGGCAGTCGCAACCATTTTAACAATGGTTCAAAAAAAGCAAGAGGTTTTTACTGAAATAACTTCGGAAAAGATTGAAGAATGTCTTTCTAAACTTTCCGAAGACATGAAACCAAAATGGGGAATTATGACACCACAGCACATGGTTGAGCATTTGGAATATACCTATAAAATTACGTCAGGTGAGATTCAGGATTTTGAGATTGCCACACCGGAAAAGATTTTAGAAAAAGTACATGCGAGTTTATATAACTATGACAAATTTCCGAAGAACAGCCAATTTCCGCAGTTAGAAAAAGACAAATTAGATGATTTGAAACATCCAGATTTAGCAACCGCAATCGAAAAGTTTAAATCACAAAGAGAAAAATACATCGAGTATTTTAAAGAAAATCCAGACGCTAAGTTGAAGAATTTAGTCTTTGGTGAATTGAATAAATATGAATCGTATTTATTGGAGCGCAAACATTTGAATCATCACTTCGAACAATTCAGTCTTTTATAA
- the pcaF gene encoding 3-oxoadipyl-CoA thiolase — protein MKEAYIIDGIRTPIGNYKGTLSAVRTDDLGALVIEEIVKRNPNIPKDAYDDVILGCANQAGEDNRNVARMASLLAGLPFTVPGETVNRLCSSGLSAIIHANRAIKAGDGDLFISGGVENMTRGPYVMSKPSTGFGGDSKMYDSTFGWRFINPKMEKLYGTDGMGNTAENLVEKYNISREDQDKFAHWSQMKATKAQENGRLAKEIVTVEIPQRKKDPIQFSKDEFVKPTTSLEILGKLRPAFKKEGGSVTAGNSSGLNDGAAATIIASEEAVKKYNLKPLARIVSSAVAGVEPRIMGIGPVEASNKALAKAGLTMDDMDVIELNEAFAAQALACTRAWGLADDDPRLNPNGGSIAIGHPLGVTGTRIAYSAAIELKEQNKRYALVTMCIGVGQGYAAIIENVNI, from the coding sequence ATGAAAGAAGCATATATAATAGACGGAATTAGAACACCAATAGGAAATTACAAAGGCACTCTGTCAGCTGTGAGAACAGACGATTTGGGCGCATTGGTCATTGAAGAAATCGTAAAACGAAACCCAAATATCCCAAAAGATGCTTACGATGATGTCATATTGGGTTGCGCCAACCAAGCAGGAGAAGACAATCGTAATGTTGCAAGAATGGCTTCATTATTGGCAGGATTACCATTTACAGTTCCTGGAGAAACCGTAAACCGTTTATGTAGTTCAGGATTATCTGCGATTATTCACGCAAATAGAGCAATAAAAGCAGGAGATGGAGATCTATTCATTTCCGGAGGAGTAGAAAATATGACTCGTGGACCATACGTAATGTCCAAACCTTCAACCGGATTTGGAGGTGATTCGAAAATGTATGATTCCACTTTCGGATGGCGTTTCATAAATCCTAAAATGGAAAAGCTCTACGGAACCGATGGTATGGGAAACACTGCTGAAAACCTAGTAGAAAAATACAACATCTCAAGAGAAGATCAAGATAAGTTTGCTCATTGGAGCCAGATGAAAGCTACCAAGGCCCAAGAAAACGGTCGCTTAGCAAAAGAAATCGTAACTGTAGAAATTCCGCAGAGAAAAAAAGACCCAATCCAATTTTCAAAAGATGAATTTGTAAAACCAACAACATCTCTTGAAATTTTAGGCAAATTACGTCCAGCATTCAAAAAAGAAGGCGGAAGCGTAACCGCAGGAAATTCCTCTGGATTAAACGATGGTGCAGCAGCAACAATAATTGCTTCCGAGGAGGCAGTAAAAAAATACAATCTAAAACCATTAGCCAGAATCGTAAGTTCCGCAGTAGCTGGTGTTGAGCCAAGAATTATGGGAATTGGTCCGGTAGAAGCCTCAAACAAAGCCTTAGCAAAAGCAGGTTTAACTATGGACGATATGGATGTCATCGAGCTTAACGAAGCTTTCGCTGCACAGGCCTTGGCATGCACGCGTGCTTGGGGATTGGCAGATGACGATCCAAGATTAAATCCAAATGGAGGTTCTATCGCGATAGGTCATCCGTTAGGCGTTACAGGAACAAGAATTGCTTATTCAGCAGCCATAGAATTAAAAGAGCAAAACAAACGCTACGCATTAGTAACAATGTGTATTGGCGTTGGTCAAGGCTATGCTGCGATTATTGAAAATGTAAATATTTAA
- a CDS encoding neutral zinc metallopeptidase: MKWQGNRKSGNLEDRRGMGSKGKLVAGGGVVAVIVILLQLFGGETGQQLAPLIEQVGNSQSSQQVEQRELTSEEQKMGDFMSTILAYTEDTWSQVFRENNLGTYKEPKMVLFTDAVSTGCGNASSASGPFYCPADQKLYMDLAFFDELKTRFGAKGGDFAIAYVTAHEVGHHIQTLLGTSSKVRQLQSQASTTEANRLSVAQELQADFYAGLWAHYNKQYLEAGDIDEALSAANAVGDDAIQKRTRGSVNSDSFTHGTSQQRKEWFMKGYNSGDIRQGDTFSALLN, translated from the coding sequence ATGAAATGGCAAGGTAATAGAAAAAGCGGAAATCTGGAAGATAGACGCGGTATGGGCAGTAAAGGCAAACTTGTTGCTGGAGGAGGAGTAGTGGCAGTAATTGTAATTTTGCTTCAACTTTTTGGAGGTGAAACAGGGCAACAATTGGCACCTTTGATAGAACAAGTTGGAAATAGCCAAAGTTCCCAGCAAGTCGAACAAAGAGAATTAACCAGTGAAGAACAAAAAATGGGAGACTTCATGTCAACCATTTTAGCTTATACGGAAGATACCTGGAGTCAAGTATTCAGAGAAAACAATTTAGGTACTTATAAAGAACCAAAAATGGTACTTTTTACAGACGCGGTATCAACAGGCTGCGGAAACGCAAGCTCAGCTTCAGGACCATTTTATTGCCCAGCAGATCAAAAGCTATATATGGATTTAGCTTTTTTTGACGAATTAAAAACACGTTTCGGTGCAAAGGGAGGGGATTTTGCAATTGCTTATGTGACTGCTCATGAAGTAGGGCATCATATCCAAACACTTTTAGGGACGTCATCAAAAGTAAGACAATTACAATCTCAAGCGAGTACAACCGAGGCAAATAGATTATCTGTCGCGCAAGAGTTACAAGCCGATTTTTATGCTGGACTTTGGGCACACTATAACAAACAATATCTAGAGGCTGGAGATATTGATGAAGCACTAAGTGCTGCAAATGCAGTTGGAGATGATGCTATTCAAAAACGTACGAGAGGAAGCGTGAATTCAGATAGCTTTACACACGGTACATCCCAGCAAAGAAAAGAGTGGTTTATGAAAGGTTATAACAGTGGAGATATTAGACAGGGAGATACCTTTTCTGCACTCTTGAACTAA
- a CDS encoding PaaI family thioesterase, giving the protein MKGEQIPYKMLSQDAYSQWLGIEILECEIGRCKLAMTIRKEMLNSMNKAHGGISYSLADTAFGFAANTHGKYAVSIETSINHIEALDEGDYLVAESVIEKVNNKLGFNIIEVKRGNELVALFKGVVYRTQKTWENN; this is encoded by the coding sequence ATGAAAGGAGAACAAATTCCATATAAAATGCTAAGTCAAGATGCTTACAGCCAATGGTTAGGTATTGAGATCTTAGAATGTGAAATAGGCAGATGCAAATTGGCAATGACCATCAGAAAGGAAATGCTAAACAGTATGAACAAAGCACATGGTGGTATTAGTTATTCTCTTGCAGATACCGCTTTTGGTTTTGCAGCAAACACACACGGTAAATATGCAGTCTCTATTGAAACAAGTATCAATCATATCGAAGCCTTAGATGAAGGTGATTATTTGGTTGCAGAATCGGTAATTGAAAAAGTAAATAATAAATTAGGCTTTAATATCATTGAAGTTAAACGAGGAAATGAATTAGTAGCGCTTTTTAAAGGTGTAGTTTATAGAACTCAAAAAACATGGGAAAACAATTAA